Proteins encoded in a region of the Piliocolobus tephrosceles isolate RC106 chromosome 18, ASM277652v3, whole genome shotgun sequence genome:
- the CTAGE1 gene encoding cTAGE family member 2 — protein MEEPRTNPQPYLGLVLELLRRVVAALPEGMRPDSHPYDFPWELVIWPAVVGFFAVLFLWRSFRSVTSRLYVRREKKFAVALSGLIEEKCKLLEKFSLVQKEYEGYEVESSLKDASFEKETTEAQRLEATCEKLNRFNSELQHDILCLAKELKEEKSKHSEQNELMADTSKRIQSLEDESKPLKSQVAEAKMNFKRFQMNEERLQIEIQDALNENSQLEENQKQFLQEAEVWKEQVRELIKQKRAFEDSKVHAEQVLNDKENHIRTLAERLLKMKDPTATLGEDMTDDGNLESEMNNESEDGAYLDNPPKGALKKLIHTAKLWGSLKTLEGERNQIYIQLSEVDKTKEELTEHVKNLQTEQASLQSESTHFESENQKLQQKLKVMTELCQENETKLYRKLIVEEKCRLEKEEKLSKADEIISHATEELETYRKQAKDLEEFERTLHFYRRKSILQKKKAHNNWLAAWTAERNLNYFRKVNAHNRQKLTDMEFKIKLLEKDHRALDVPNTAFGREHFPYAPSPLGRPSSEMRAFLYSPTLLEGPLRRSPLLPRGGGRGSGGPGNPLDRQMTNERGEASCDRFTSPHRAPSGTGPLSPPWEQDRRMVFPPPGQSYPDSALPPQRQDRFHSNSARCSGPAELRSFNTPSLEPRKERNVTIIPPQ, from the coding sequence ATGGAGGAGCCTAGGACTAACCCTCAGCCGTACTTGGGGCTAGTCTTGGAGTTGCTGCGCAGGGTTGTGGCAGCACTGCCTGAAGGTATGAGACCAGATTCTCATCCTTATGATTTCCCGTGGGAATTAGTGATATGGCCAGCTGTTGTGGGATTTTTTGCTGTTCTCTTCTTGTGGAGAAGTTTTAGATCAGTTACGAGTCGGCTTTatgtgagaagagagaaaaagtttGCTGTGGCACTTTCTGGActaattgaagaaaaatgtaaactacTTGAAAAATTTAGCCTTGTTCAAAAAGAGTATGAAGGCTATGAAGTAGAGTCTTCTTTAAAGGATGCCAGCTTTGAGAAAGAGACAACAGAAGCACAACGTTTGGAGGCAACCTGTGAAAAGCTGAACAGGTTCAATTCTGAACTTCAGCATGATATACTCTGTCTAGCAAAAGagttaaaagaagagaaatctaaacatTCTGAACAAAATGAATTGATGGCAGATACTTCCAAAAGGATACAGTCGCTAGAAGATGAGTCAAAACCCCTCAAATCACAAGTAGCTGAAGCCAAAATGAACTTCAAGAGATTTCAAATGAATGAAGAACGACTGCAGATAGAAATACAAGATGCTTTGAATGAAAATTCTCAACTTGAGGAAAACCAGAAACAGTTTTTGCAAGAAGCTGAAGTATGGAAAGAACAAGTGCGTGAACTTATTAAACAGAAAAGAGCATTTGAAGACTCCAAAGTACACGCAGAACAAGttttaaatgataaagaaaatcacaTCAGGACTCTGGCTGAACGCTTGCTAAAGATGAAAGATCCGACTGCTACGCTTGGAGAAGACATGACGGATGATGGTAACTTGGAATCAGAAATGAACAATGAATCGGAAGATGGTGCTTACTTAGATAATCCTCCAAAAGGAGCTTTGAAGAAACTGATTCATACTGCTAAGTTATGGGGTTCTTTAAAAACcttagaaggagaaagaaaccaaATTTATATTCAATTATCTGAAGTTGATAAAACAAAGGAAGAGCTTACAGAGCATGTTAAAAATCTTCAGACTGAACAAGCATCTTTGCAGTCAGAAAGCACACATTTTGAAAGTGAGAATCAGAAACTTCAACAGAAACTTAAAGTAATGACTGAATTGTGtcaagaaaatgaaaccaaactCTACAGGAAATTAATAGTAGAGGAAAAATGCCggttagagaaagaagagaaactttCTAAAGCAGACGAAATAATCAGCCATGCCACTGAAGAGCTGGAGACCTACAGAAAGCAAGCCAAAGATCTTGAAGAATTTGAGAGAACTCTTCATTTTTATCGAAGGAAGAGtattctccaaaagaaaaaagcacataaTAATTGGTTGGCAGCTTGGACTGCAGAAAGAAACCTCAATTATTTCAGGAAAGTAAATGCTCAcaacagacaaaaattaactgatatggaatttaaaataaaacttttagaaaaagatCATCGTGCACTTGATGTTCCAAATACAGCATTTGGCAGAGAGCATTTCCCATATGCTCCCTCACCACTGGGTCGGCCTTCATCTGAAATGAGAGCTTTTCTCTATTCTCCGACTTTGCTGGAGGGTCCACTGAGACGCTCACCTTTGCTTccaaggggaggaggaagaggctcaGGAGGCCCAGGGAATCCTCTGGACCGTCAGATGACCAATGAAAGAGGAGAAGCAAGCTGTGATAGGTTCACCAGTCCTCACAGGGCTCCTTCTGGCACTGGGCCCCTGTCACCTCCGTGGGAACAGGACCGTAGGATGGTGTTTCCTCCACCGGGACAGTCATATCCTGATTCAGCTCTTCCGCCACAAAGGCAAGACAGATTTCATTCTAATTCTGCTAGATGCTCTGGACCAGCAGAACTCAGAAGTTTTAATACACCTTCTTTGG